A single Brassica rapa cultivar Chiifu-401-42 chromosome A04, CAAS_Brap_v3.01, whole genome shotgun sequence DNA region contains:
- the LOC103866203 gene encoding probable LRR receptor-like serine/threonine-protein kinase At1g34110 — MASPLSLPLILSIFLFLSPSLSYSSELDILLDIKSSLDPQKRFLTSWTPNADPCSPGSFDGVACDGNRRVANISLQGMGLTGTIPPSIGLLTSLTGLYLHFNSLTGQIPKDISNLPLLTDLYLNVNNLSGEIPPQIGNLDNLQVLQLCYNKLSGSIPTQLGSLKKITVLALQYNQLSGAVPASLGDVGTLTRLDLSFNDLFGPVPVKLAAAPSLQVLDIRNNSFSGFVPSALKRLNNGFQYSNNHGLCGDGFTDLKPCTGSNVPNLNRPDPTNPKSFITTNDVKPESAVVQRSNCTNNNNGACSSKASKSSSLGIVMGLLGSILAVAVFGGSTFTWYRRRKQRIGSSLDAIDGRVSTEYNFKEASRRKSSSPLISLEYANGWDPLGRGQNSGNNSALSQEVFESFMFNLEEIERATQSFSEVNLLGKSNVSSVYKGILRDGSVAAIKCIAKSSCKSDETEFLKGLKMLTLLKHENLVRLRGFCCSKGRGECFLIYEFVPNGNLLQYLDVKDESGEVLEWTSRVSIINGIARGIVYLHGENGKKPAIVHQNLSAEKILIDHWYNPSLADSALHKLFTDDIVFSKLKASAAMGYLAPEYITTGRFTDKSDVYAFGMILLQILSGKSRISHLMILQAVESGRLNEDFIDPNLRKSFPEAEAEQLARLGLLCTHESSNQRPSMEDVMQELNKLAASY; from the exons ATGGCTTCTCCACTCTCACTCCCCCTCATCCTCTCCATCTTCCTCTTCCTTTCTCCTTCACTATCTTACTCATCAGAGCTCGACATTCTCCTCGACATCAAATCCTCTCTTGACCCACAAAAACGCTTCCTCACGTCATGGACTCCCAACGCCGACCCTTGCTCCCCCGGCTCCTTCGACGGTGTTGCTTGCGACGGAAACCGCCGCGTTGCTAACATATCTCTCCAAGGAATGGGTCTAACCGGAACTATCCCTCCTTCCATCGGTCTTCTCACTAGCTTAACCGGTTTATACCTTCATTTCAACTCCTTGACCGGTCAGATTCCTAAAGACATCTCAAACCTGCCTCTCCTCACCGATTTATACCTCAACGTTAACAATCTCTCCGGCGAAATACCTCCTCAGATCGGAAACTTAGACAATCTTCAAG tgctTCAGCTATGTTACAACAAGTTAAGTGGGAGTATACCGACACAGTTAGGTTCTCTCAAAAAGATAACTGTCTTGGCTTTACAGTACAACCAACTCTCCGGCGCTGTGCCTGCGAGTTTAGGCGATGTTGGTACGCTGACTAGGCTAGATTTGAGCTTCAACGATCTCTTTGGTCCTGTGCCGGTGAAACTCGCTGCTGCTCCTTCGCTTCAAGTTCTAGACATTCGCAACAACTCCTTCTCCGGCTTCGTTCCCTCTG CTTTGAAGAGGCTAAACAATGGGTTCCAGTACTCAAACAACCACGGTTTATGCGGAGATGGGTTCACAGATTTAAAACCTTGCACCGGTTCCAACGTACCGAACCTAAACCGTCCCGACCCAACAAACCCAAAGAGTTTCATAACAACCAACGATGTGAAACCAGAGTCTGCAGTAGTACAACGAAGCAACTGCACTAACAACAACAACGGCGCGTGCTCATCAAAAGCCTCAAAGTCCTCATCTCTAGGCATCGTCATGGGACTATTAGGATCAATACTCGCGGTTGCAGTCTTCGGTGGCTCAACGTTCACATGGTACAGAAGAAGGAAACAGAGGATAGGAAGCAGTCTCGATGCTATAGACGGTAGGGTAAGCACCGAGTACAACTTCAAAGAAGCTTCTAGAAGAAAAAGCTCTTCTCCGTTGATCAGCTTAGAGTACGCCAACGGTTGGGATCCCTTAGGGAGAGGACAGAACAGTGGTAACAACAGTGCATTGTCTCAAGAAGTCTTTGAGAGCTTTATGTTCAATCTCGAGGAGATTGAGAGAGCTACTCAGAGCTTCTCCGAAGTTAATCTGTTGGGGAAGAGTAACGTATCTTCGGTTTATAAAGGGATCCTTAGAGATGGCTCTGTTGCAGCCATCAAATGTATCGCAAAATCGAGCTGTAAATCAGATGAAACCGAGTTTCTCAAAGGGTTGAAGATGTTGACGTTGCTGAAGCATGAGAACTTAGTGAGGCTGAGAGGCTTTTGCTGCTCTAAAGGGAGAGGAGAGTGTTTCCTTATCTACGAGTTTGTCCCTAATGGTAATCTTTTGCAGTATCTTGATGTCAAGGATGAGAGTGGAGAGGTTCTTGAATGGACTAGTCGAGTCTCCATCATAAATGGAATCGCCAGAG GCATTGTTTACTTGCATGGAGAGAATGGAAAGAAACCTgcaatagttcaccagaatctATCAGCAGAGAAGATTCTCATTGATCATTGGTACAATCCCTCTCTTGCTGATTCCGCTCTTCACAAGCTTTTCACGGATGATATCGTCTTCTCGAAGCTCAAAGCGAGTGCTGCGATGGGATACTTAGCTCCTGAGTACATAACTACAGGAAGGTTCACTGACAAGAGCGACGTCTACGCCTTTGGTATGATTCTGCTGCAGATACTTAGTGGTAAAAGCAGAATCAGCCATTTGATGATCTTACAAGCTGTAGAGTCTGGACGACTGAACGAAGACTTCATAGATCCGAATCTTCGAAAGAGCTTTCCGGAGGCAGAGGCGGAGCAGCTGGCTAGACTTGGACTTCTCTGCACTCATGAATCCTCGAACCAGAGACCATCCATGGAAGATGTTATGCAAGAACTGAATAAACTCGCCGCGAGTTATTAG
- the LOC103866202 gene encoding 40S ribosomal protein S13-2, with translation MGRMHSRGKGISASALPYKRSPPTWLKTTALDVDESICKFAKKGLTPSQIGVILRDSHGIPQVKSVTGNKILRILKAHGLAPEIPEDLYHLIKKAVAIRKHLERNRKDKDSKFRLILVESRIHRLARYYKKTKKLPPVWKYESTTASTLVA, from the exons ATGGGTCGTATGCATTCGAGAGG AAAGGGTATCTCCGCATCTGCGTTGCCGTACAAGCGCTCACCTCCGACATGGCTCAAGACCACGGCCCTTGAT GTTGATGAGTCGATCTGCAAGTTTGCGAAGAAGGGTTTGACACCATCTCAGATTGGTGTGATTCTTCGTGACTCTCACGGTATCCCTCAGGTGAAGAGTGTTACCGGAAACAAGATCTTGCGTATTCTCAAAGCTCACG GTCTTGCTCCTGAGATTCCTGAGGATCTGTACCACTTGATCAAGAAGGCAGTTGCTATCCGCAAGCACTTGGAGAGGAACAGGAAGGACAAGGATTCCAAGTTTAGGTTGATTCTTGTTGAGAGCAGGATCCACCGTCTTGCCCGTTACTACAAGAAGACCAAGAAGCTTCCTCCTGTCTGGAAGTA cGAGTCTACTACTGCTTCTACCCTTGTGGCTTAG
- the LOC103866201 gene encoding thioredoxin H2, producing MGTAISNMLGAGEGNESEHSGVTKLSSSAQWQLHFNGMKDSNQLLVIDFSASWCGPCKSFEPAVRHMAVKFTDVSFVKVDVDELPEVAKEFDVTAMPTFVLMKNGKEVDRIVGAKQDELENKVTKHRGGQ from the exons atgggaaCTGCAATATCAAATATGTTGGGGGCAGGTGAAGGGAATGAATCCGAGCATAGTGGCGTCACTAAGTTGAGCTCATCAGCTCAGTGGCAGCTTCACTTCAACGGGATGAAAGATTCGAACCAGCTG CTGGTGATTGACTTCTCCGCAAGCTGGTGTGGGCCTTGTAAGTCCTTCGAGCCCGCGGTCAGACACATGGCTGTCAAGTTCACTGATGTTAGCTTCGTCAAGGTGGATGTCGATGAGCTTCCC GAGGTGGCTAAAGAGTTCGACGTGACGGCGATGCCAACTTTTGTGCTGATGAAAAATGGTAAAGAAGTTGACAGGATCGTTGGAGCCAAACAAGATGAACTTGAGAATAAAGTTACCAAACACAGGGGGGGACAGTGA